CGGGCGAGTGACTCGAGGGCGCCCTTGGACACCCCGTACGCACCGCTCTGCACGAACGCGCGGTGAGCCTGCTGGGACGTGATGTGGATGATCCGCCCGAATCCGCGCTCCGCCATCCCCGGGCCGAACCGCCGGCCCAGGAGGAACGGCGCCTCCAGGTTCACCGTCATCGTCGTGTCCCAGACCTCGTCGCTCAGCTCGCCGAACGGGGGACGGAGGTTGATGCCGGCCGAGTTGACCAGGATGTCCGGCTCGCCGAACACGGCCGCCGCCTCATCGGCCCCCGCCCTGATCCCCCCGCGCGTGCTCAGGTCGGCGCTCACCCACGCCGCCCGGCAGCCGTCGGCGGTCAGCTCGTCGACGGTCGCGACGAGTTCGGTCTCCTTGCGCGCCACCACGACCACCCGCGCCCCGGCACGGGCCAGGGCCCCGGCGATGGCCCGGCCGATCCCGGAACTCCCGCCGGTGACGAGGGCGGTGCGCCCTTCGAGGGAGAAGAGGCCGGAGAGGTATCCGCCGGGGGTGGTGCTCATGGAAGTCGCTCCTCGCGTCGCGCGGGTACCGGCCGCTCCACGCGCGGATGGAGGGCTGGTACACGCATCCTGTCAGACGCGGTTCAGGCGAGCTGGGCGAGGAACCCCGCCCAGGTGGCGGGTGCGACGGTGAACTGGGGGCCGTCCGGGTTCTTGGAGTCGCGGACGTGAACAGTGGTGGGGCAGGCGGCGACCTCTACGCAGTCGTCGCCGCTGCCGCCGCTGTAGCTGCTCTTGAACCAGGCCAGGTCTGTGGTGCTCATGGTGCTCCTCGCATCTCCCGCAGCAGACTCACGGACTCCTCGAAGGAGAGAGCCTGTGCTCGCATCCTGGCATACCGCTTCTGGAGGATGCTGACCACTTTGGGGTCGGAGATGAGGAGCCCGTTCTCCTGGCCTTCGCAGTAGGCGTACCACTTGTTCTCTGGGGTTTCCAGGAGCCGCATGGGGCCGTCGAGGCCCGAGTGATGCCCCCTTGTCTGAGGCATGATCTGGAGGTCGATGTTGCGCCGCGCGCTGATGTCGAGGATGTGCGCGGCCTGTTCACGCATGACCCCAGGGCCACCCACCTGACGGCGCAGCACATGCTCCTCCACGATGAAGCTGTAGATCGTGTGAGGGCGGTCGGTAAGCAGCTTCTTCCGCTCCACGCGGGCGATGAGCCTCGACTCGATCTCCTCGTCCCCCAGAGCCGGGATCTGCTTCTCGAACAGCGTCTTCGCATACGCAGGCGTCTGTAGCAGCCCCGGCACCAGCCGGTTCTCGTACGTGTAGAGCGTGGCCGCGTCCGCCTCCAGCCTGGCCCACTGCCGGAACCACTTGGCCAGCCCCGGCTTCCGTGCCACATGCTTCGCCGCGCCCCTGATCGTCCCGAACGCGTCGAGCACCTCCTCCGCCCGGTCCACGAAGGCGACCGGTGGTAAACGCCGACCCTGTTCGATCGAGGCGACCGTCGGCACCGAGTACCCCACCATCGGCGCGAAGCGCTCCTGTGTGAGGCCCGCCCGCTTACGGAAGGCCTTGACCACCTCCCCGAAGGCCTTGAGGCTGTCCGACATCTCCGGCTCGTTGCCGCTCTGCCCCTCGTCCGGTACCTCGTCCGTCACCCCGGCCACCTCCCGCACCCGTGCACTCGCGTTGAACGCCTCCATGCTCACGGGTGGTTACCGGTACCGTCCAGAGCGTGAACCCGTACGCTGCGCAGCGTACGAGTTTCTGACCTGGCAACCCGCCCTCAGCGACGTCACATTGGCCCCATGACCACCCCCATGACCCGCCAAGCCGCCGTCACCGTACGTGTGTTCACCCAGCGTTTCAGCTCGACCCCGCGCGGCGCGCGTCTCGCGCGTCGCCTCGCGCTCCACCAGCTCGACCGCTGGAGCGTGCCGTACGGCTCCGACGCCTCCGACGCCGTCGGGATCCTCGTCGCCGAACTCGCCGCCAACGCCGTCACCCACGGACGCGTCCCCGGCCGGGACTTCGAGCTGGCGCTCTCGTACACGCCCGGACTGCGGATCCGGATCGACGTCTCCGACACCCGGGGCGAACGCCGCCCGGCGTCCGTCGCGCCGGGACCCCTCGACGAGGGCGGGCGGGGCCTGCTGCTCGTCGGGGCGCTGGCGACCCGGTGGGCGGTGCTCGACCGCGTACCGGTCGGGAAGACGGTACGGGCCGAACTGGACCTCGGCTCCTGACGTACCGTGACCGGGAGGCAACGATCCAAGGGGGCGGGCGACATGGATGTCGGGACGAACGCGGGCAAGGGGACCCTCGGACCACGCGCGGCGACCGTGTTCGCGCTGGTGCTCACCTTGCTGCTGGCGGCCCTGTCGGGCCTCGTGATGTATCCGGCGGCCCAGCACCTGCGCTCCCTCCAGGACGGGCGACAGGCCGACGCGACGCTGGTGGCCGCCGGCTCGGGCTGCTTCCTGGGGGGCTGCAAGGTCAGGTTCGAGGCCGAGGGGCGGACCGTGGTGGCGAACCTGCCGGTGGGGAGCAGCCACGGAAAGGACACGGCCGGTGAACGTCTCACCGTCCGGTACCGGGAGGGCGACCCGCGGGAGGTCGCCTCCCAGGACGATGTCGGTGGCGGTGGGCCGGCCGTCTTCACCGTGGTGTCGGGCGCCGGCGCGCTGCTCTTCCTCCTGGCCTTCGTCTGGTCGGCGGTCGCTCTCGTGCGGCAGCGGCGCGCGGCGGCCGTCCACGCCCCGGTCCCCGGGACCGGGGCGACGACGAGCGGAGTCTGAACGGGTGTCCGGGCCGTGGGACCGCCACGGCCCGGACACCCTTCACTCAGCCTGCCCGGCCCCGTGGCGCGGGGGCGTATCCCGCCGGGCGGGTCGTGAACGTGCCCCGGCCCTGGGTGCGGCCGCGCAGGCGGGACGCGTAGCCGAAGAGTTCGGCCAGTGGCACCGTCGCCTCCACCACCGCCGTACCGGAGCGGGTCGTCTGGTCCGTGACCCGGCCGCGGCGGGCCGCGAGGTCGCCGAGGACCGAGCCGACGGACTCCGCGGGGACGGTGACCGTCACGTCGGTCACCGGCTCCAGGAGGGTCATCACGCTCGCCCCGAGCGCCTCGCGCAGGGCGAACCGGCCGGCCGTGCGGAAGGCCATCTCCGAGGAGTCCTTCGGATGCGTGGCGCCGTCCGTGAGGGTGACCCGGACACCCGTCACCGGGTGGCCGCCGAGGGGGCCCTCGACGAGCGCGTCCCGGCAGCCGGCCTCGACCGCGCGGACGTACTCCTGCGGCACCCGGCCGCCCGTGACGGTCGACGTGAACGCGAACTCCTCTCCCTCGCCGAGCGGTTCGACGTCGATGACGACGTGGGCGAACTGGCCCGCGCCGCCGTCCTGTTTGACGTGACGGTGGAGGAGCCCGGTGACGCCCTTCGCCACCGTCTCGCGGTACGCGACCTGCGGACGGCCGACCGTGACCTCCAGGCCACGGTCGCGCCCAGCTTCTCCACCGCGACCTCCAGGTGGAGTTCGCCCAGGCCCGACAGGACGGTCTGGCCCGTCTCCGGGTCGGACCGCACGACGAGCGACGGGTCCTCCTCGGACAGCCGGGCGAGGGCCGTCGCCAGGCGGCCGGTGTCCGTGCTCCGGCGGGCCTCGACCGCGACCGAGACCACCGGGTCGGCGGTCGTCGGCGGTTCGAGGACGATCGGCGCGTCCCGGGCGCACAGGGTCGCCCCGGCGCGGGCGCCCTTCGGGCCCACGACGGCGACGATGTCCCCGGCGCGCGCCACGTCGACCTCGGTCGCGCGGTCGGCCTGGACCCGCAGGATGCGGGAGATCCGCTCGGTGCGGCCGCTGACGGCGTCGAGCACGGTGTCCCCCTTTCCGATCGTGCCCGCGTAGACGCGGACGTACGTCATCCGGCCG
This sequence is a window from Streptomyces sp. NBC_00691. Protein-coding genes within it:
- a CDS encoding DUF3592 domain-containing protein — protein: MDVGTNAGKGTLGPRAATVFALVLTLLLAALSGLVMYPAAQHLRSLQDGRQADATLVAAGSGCFLGGCKVRFEAEGRTVVANLPVGSSHGKDTAGERLTVRYREGDPREVASQDDVGGGGPAVFTVVSGAGALLFLLAFVWSAVALVRQRRAAAVHAPVPGTGATTSGV
- a CDS encoding ATP-binding protein, producing the protein MTTPMTRQAAVTVRVFTQRFSSTPRGARLARRLALHQLDRWSVPYGSDASDAVGILVAELAANAVTHGRVPGRDFELALSYTPGLRIRIDVSDTRGERRPASVAPGPLDEGGRGLLLVGALATRWAVLDRVPVGKTVRAELDLGS
- a CDS encoding DUF397 domain-containing protein, with translation MSTTDLAWFKSSYSGGSGDDCVEVAACPTTVHVRDSKNPDGPQFTVAPATWAGFLAQLA
- a CDS encoding SDR family NAD(P)-dependent oxidoreductase; its protein translation is MSTTPGGYLSGLFSLEGRTALVTGGSSGIGRAIAGALARAGARVVVVARKETELVATVDELTADGCRAAWVSADLSTRGGIRAGADEAAAVFGEPDILVNSAGINLRPPFGELSDEVWDTTMTVNLEAPFLLGRRFGPGMAERGFGRIIHITSQQAHRAFVQSGAYGVSKGALESLARSQAEAWSPYGVTANTLVPGFVMTPLNQRLSGDPEKVAALAARTMVGRNGLAGDFAGAAVFLASASSAYVTGQSLFVDGGFSVH
- a CDS encoding helix-turn-helix domain-containing protein is translated as MTDEVPDEGQSGNEPEMSDSLKAFGEVVKAFRKRAGLTQERFAPMVGYSVPTVASIEQGRRLPPVAFVDRAEEVLDAFGTIRGAAKHVARKPGLAKWFRQWARLEADAATLYTYENRLVPGLLQTPAYAKTLFEKQIPALGDEEIESRLIARVERKKLLTDRPHTIYSFIVEEHVLRRQVGGPGVMREQAAHILDISARRNIDLQIMPQTRGHHSGLDGPMRLLETPENKWYAYCEGQENGLLISDPKVVSILQKRYARMRAQALSFEESVSLLREMRGAP